A stretch of DNA from bacterium:
GGGGGTAGGCCTGGATCAGCGGTGGCCCCCAGAAGACAGCCACCAATCCCCCGAGCGCGAGGAAGGGCCCGAAGGGCACGGCGAGCCGGCCGATGCTCTCGCCCTTGCGCGCACGCGCGATCATCACCAGGCCGATCACCGAGCCGGCGAGCACGCCGACCAGAAAGGCGAGCACGGCGCCGCCCGGCCCGACGTGAGCGCCGATCATGGCGAGCAGGACGAAGTCGCCGCCCCCCATGCCGGCCTGGCCGCGCACGCGCTTGTAGGTGAGGCTGAGCAGCAGGGGCAGCAAGTAGCCGAGCCCGGCGCCGATCAAGGCCCGCGGCCAGTGCGGGCCGACGCCGAAGGCGGCGAAAGCGAGGCCGCTCGCGACGCCCGCAAGCGTGAAGCGGTGAGGCAGCTCCATCGTGTCGAGGTCGATGAAGCTGAGCACGGTGACGAGGGCGATGAAGAGGGCGTCGCGCGCGAAGAGCGCGCTCGGGCCGTCGCGCCAGGCGGCGAAGA
This window harbors:
- a CDS encoding prepilin peptidase, which gives rise to MRGLATWQLSLAAPGASPYCAAMDRTLFLVLVGVISPFLASFFSVLIHRIPRKQGWVAGRSRCPACGHALGLPELLPILGWLAYGGRCRYCRAPVAFRYLLLELLVTGLLLFAAWRDGPSALFARDALFIALVTVLSFIDLDTMELPHRFTLAGVASGLAFAAFGVGPHWPRALIGAGLGYLLPLLLSLTYKRVRGQAGMGGGDFVLLAMIGAHVGPGGAVLAFLVGVLAGSVIGLVMIARARKGESIGRLAVPFGPFLALGGLVAVFWGPPLIQAYP